The Accipiter gentilis chromosome 4, bAccGen1.1, whole genome shotgun sequence region CCACCACAGAACTCTATGCTTGGGGCCTACAATCTTCACAAATATCagattacattttcaaaaatctttgaaaatatgGAAACAACTGAAATCCTGGAGAATTCTACACTTCTCCACATAAaccaagaagcagcagaagcactTGGTAAATTCAACAACCCGCATCAGCTTTATTAGATCGTTACATTCACAAGAATTAACGGTAACGGTGCAGCTGCAGGGTATTGCGTCTTCTCCAGGCAGCACGACGTGAGCCACCAATAGTGTGGTGGAATTTGTGGCCCTTGCCAAGACCACGACTCTTCCGCCCAGCAGACGTCAGCCCACGCATCTCTCTGTGCTTGTGGACGGGCTTGGTGATCCACTGGGTATCAGGGTTGCGCCTGATGGTCTTATGGAAGGGATCGATCAGGATCACTTCAAAAAACTTGTAAGTGGAATCTTCACCGACCCAATACGAGTTCAAGACTCTCAGAGCCCCACAATGACGGCCAGCACGttcctagaggaaaaaataaatgcaaaaggcTGTAAAACCATGGATGCAGGGCACTATTCA contains the following coding sequences:
- the RPL15 gene encoding 60S ribosomal protein L15, producing the protein MGAYKYIQELWRKKQSDVMRFLLRVRCWQYRQLSALHRAPRPTRPDKARRLGYKAKQGYVIYRVRVRRGGRKRPVPKGATYGKPVHHGVNQLKFARSLQSVAEERAGRHCGALRVLNSYWVGEDSTYKFFEVILIDPFHKTIRRNPDTQWITKPVHKHREMRGLTSAGRKSRGLGKGHKFHHTIGGSRRAAWRRRNTLQLHRYR